Proteins encoded in a region of the Neodiprion lecontei isolate iyNeoLeco1 chromosome 5, iyNeoLeco1.1, whole genome shotgun sequence genome:
- the LOC107217386 gene encoding homeobox protein Nkx-2.4 — MSGSGGGGGGGQGNNNAASYHQHHQQQTQLEQAGLLPDLNGVDLAMSLSPKQHQSHVQTGGGAHTTPFSVTDILSPIEESYRKLELAAAAAAVGVGVVTHPQSSPYTNACGGRVAGNAGSSSASSGSPPLHGGSTPGGSTPGPPLGGAGGNGGMGAMGNPYATMQLTSQYQYCAAELSPYHHAGPGGVGGGATASDPMRSSHHHPWYAPAPPATNDPRFAISRLMGAAAAGAGSNMAGCSVGQSMGDMGKSSGMGVGVGVGMGVGAMQFPLAQRRKRRVLFTQAQVYELERRFKQQKYLSAPEREHLASLIHLTPTQVKIWFQNHRYKCKRQAKEKAMAEQNAQNQSASSPRRVAVPVLVKDGKPCGSGGGNEGSRGGPSAALASPAPHMTAASSPHGSHHAAVVSHHSVVGVSHVMSSSQSLQHCSYTRTNAQQSMQQQQQPQCGAYLPLQGRAW, encoded by the exons ATGAGCGGTAGTGGAGGTGGTGGTGGCGGTGGCCAAGGGAACAACAACGCGGCTTCTTACCACCAGCACCATCAGCAGCAGACGCAGCTGGAGCAGGCCGGCCTGCTGCCGGACCTGAACGGTGTCGATCTGGCTATGAGTTTGTCCCCAAAACAGCACCAGTCCCACGTTCAGACAGGCGGTGGCGCGCACACGACACCATTCAGCGTAACCGACATTCTCAGCCCGATCGAGGAGTCCTACAGGAAGCTGGAACTTGCTGCGGCGGCAGCGGCAGTCGGCGTCGGGGTCGTCACCCACCCTCAGAGTTCACCCTACACAAACGCCTGCGGCGGCCGCGTCGCCGGAAACGCCGGAAGCTCCAGCGCTAGCAGCGGAAGTCCGCCGCTCCACGGCGGATCCACTCCCGGCGGATCGACGCCCGGTCCTCCGTTGGGGGGTGCTGGTGGTAACGGTGGTATGGGAGCAATGGGCAATCCTTACGCGACCATGCAGCTCACTTCGCAATATCAGTACTGTGCCGCAGAATTATCACCCTATCATCACGCCGGACCCGGCGGCGTTGGCGGAGGCGCCACCGCCTCTGACCCCATGAGGTCTTCTCATCATCATCCATGGTACGCGCCCGCGCCACCGGCCACTAACGACCCCCGATTTGCCA TTTCACGTTTGATGGGAGCTGCGGCAGCGGGTGCCGGTTCTAACATGGCGGGCTGTTCCGTCGGGCAGTCCATGGGTGACATGGGCAAGTCTTCGGGGATGggcgtcggcgtcggcgtcggcaTGGGCGTCGGTGCGATGCAGTTTCCTCTTGCGCAGCGACGAAAACGCCGCGTACTTTTTACCCAGGCTCAAGTATACGAGCTTGAGAGAAGATTTAAGCAACAAAAATACCTCAGCGCACCTGAAAGGGAACATCTCGCCTCGCTAATTCATCTCACCCCAACCCAG GTCAAAATCTGGTTTCAGAATCACCGGTACAAATGTAAACGACAGGCCAAAGAAAAAGCCATGGCAGAGCAGAATGCGCAAAATCAG AGCGCGAGTTCCCCTCGAAGGGTGGCCGTCCCGGTTCTGGTCAAGGACGGAAAGCCCTGCGGAAGCGGGGGCGGGAACGAGGGAAGCCGCGGCGGTCCCAGCGCCGCTCTGGCGAGCCCTGCGCCCCACATGACGGCCGCGTCGAGCCCCCACGGCTCGCACCACGCCGCGGTCGTCTCGCACCACTCGGTGGTCGGCGTGAGTCACGTGATGTCCTCGAGCCAGAGCCTGCAGCACTGTTCGTACACGAGGACGAACGCCCAGCAGAGCatgcagcagcaacagcagccgCAGTGCGGTGCCTACCTGCCGCTGCAGGGCAGAGCCTGGTAG